From one Prochlorococcus marinus str. MIT 0912 genomic stretch:
- a CDS encoding chlorophyll a/b-binding protein — protein sequence MENNYWKTAEIMNGRLAMMGLLAAVINYGFTGWIIPGFV from the coding sequence ATGGAAAACAATTACTGGAAGACAGCTGAAATAATGAACGGCCGTCTTGCGATGATGGGCCTCCTTGCAGCTGTTATTAATTACGGATTCACAGGCTGGATTATTCCAGGTTTCGTTTAA
- a CDS encoding high light inducible protein: MSEQNNNTRKIDPEKITAERLNGYAALFGCIALIGAYATTGQIIPGFV; this comes from the coding sequence ATGTCTGAACAAAACAACAATACCCGAAAAATCGATCCAGAGAAAATTACAGCTGAGAGACTTAATGGGTACGCAGCTCTCTTTGGTTGCATAGCTCTTATTGGTGCATATGCCACTACTGGTCAAATTATTCCAGGATTTGTTTAA
- a CDS encoding high light inducible protein, which translates to MKKQPTETPRVEEGKVIAERLNGYAAFVGCWALIGAYLTTGQIIPGVV; encoded by the coding sequence ATGAAAAAACAACCAACTGAAACTCCAAGAGTCGAAGAAGGCAAAGTGATTGCTGAAAGACTTAATGGTTACGCAGCATTTGTTGGATGTTGGGCACTTATCGGTGCATATCTAACAACCGGTCAAATTATTCCAGGTGTTGTGTAA
- a CDS encoding high light inducible protein produces MQPSNKTILERSIGRPAMMAFVLLTGIYLTTGQLIPGVV; encoded by the coding sequence AACAAAACAATCCTTGAAAGAAGCATCGGCAGACCAGCCATGATGGCATTCGTTCTATTAACAGGTATCTACCTAACAACCGGTCAACTTATCCCAGGTGTCGTTTAA